Within the Erigeron canadensis isolate Cc75 chromosome 6, C_canadensis_v1, whole genome shotgun sequence genome, the region caataaattcATTAATTTTACTCAtccaaattaaattattaaattcaaTTGCTACAACACAAATTCATCCATAGAATTTCAGTTCAACATAAATCCACCCTTATACATTGAATGGTTTTTAGTAACCTTGTTTTTTAATGAAGTGGTTTTTTTAAAtctattgtaatgttttttttttataaaaataatgtaatgtttttagttttaatgaACTAATGTAACGTTTGTATTTTTTAATgaagtgtttttaattttatagggttaaaagtataaaatttagaTAAAAGTATAGAATTAAATAAATGTGATTCTAAAACTAGTCATTTATATTGGGTATGTTTCAAGAGAATTAGTCTTTAGATTGATGCTGATTATAATTAGTCTTTCTAATGATGAGTCTTGATACTGGTAAGCCCTTAGAGGATCcctatcaaaaaaaaaaacaaaaactcctAAAACACATTAATTATGGACATATACAATCTGTGTGGTTCTCCTTCATCCACCTTTGCCATAAAATAATCCATTGGAACGGTTGAGGCCAAGTCCCAACTACCAAgccatctatctatatatatatcaaaaatgatTACGTTGGGTATTCTATTACAGTTGACAGAGCAGAAGCCGGGATGGATAgtacatataaagaaaaaaagtaaatttacttttatatcttttttagcAGTTCcaatctctttttctttctttcttttattttttttaaattatttttgttaaagatGAAATACTATACTAATTTATAAAGTTTGGAAGATTGAATGTATTATAGAAGAGTACTCAACCaattaagataagatttttatattttggattgatctctaaaataattatatcaaaGCAAAGCAATCCATGTTAAACTAACTATTAAGTAATTTGCTATTTAATTAGAAGAATGATAAATCATATTAAAGAATAGCTTAAAAATCATCCTAAAACTATAAGGATAAGACATGTGTTATCcactaatttaattttttaatattgctTGCTGATTTTTCAAATGTCATTATTACATAATTAGGAGAATCTTTAGACtatttagttaggaggattaatcagaTTCTAAAATCAAATGACTTCTTTCAGATCATCAATGCGGAGAATACCAAACATTTCGTCGACGTTGGTAAATAACTGGCATACTATCACATTCCTCCTTCTAACCTGCCAGAATTTTGACATGGTTCGGCCAGAAAACGCAGTGGATCATGGCAACAAGTTACCAAGGAGTGGCTTTCTACAAGTTGCATGGACGGATGGTGGAGCGGAACAAGAATTGAACTCCGACGGCGTCATGTCCACTACTTTAAATTTAGAAAGGCCAGGTTATTTTTTAGAATTTCTATAGAACTTAATTAATTCATTTCTATATGAtagaattttattttactttgattAGTTTAGTACGAGTACTTTATTCTTACTTCAATTCAATATGTTAtgcaataatatatttaattacaaGGCTTTCAAGAAATGCGAAGCATACAGAATGTGAAAAAACCAAGGTTTCTATGCCTCCACGGATGCGGATCAAATGCTGAAAAACTTAAACAAGAGTTGGAGGTGTGGCCGGAATCTGTTACTGGCAAGATGGACCTTGTATTCATCAATGCTCCATTCCCTATTGATGACGAAACAACTGTCGGTGAACACTTCCGTTGGTATAGCGATGAAAAGGTAAGAATTTtagtaaatttacaatcataTTAATTGACACCCTTGATTTTCCAAActagttttatgttttaatcaCAAGAGCTGATTCGCTTTGAAATGGTTTTCATGTGTTATTTATAATTAGGACAGTTTATACAACACAGAATCATTTAATACATACCGTAgaaattaatgacttaataaTAAGATTGATTTTCATCTAGAATTTGTGTTGTGTACATTTGTCTATTCACTTGTTTATAAcacacaacaacaaaaaaatatatgcttTTGTTTTAAGTAGTTGATGTGACTTAATTAAGGTAAATACGGAATATGAAGACTTTGAAGAGGGGATAGCATATATAGAGGATCATATGATAGAGCTCGGGCCATTTGATGGACTGCTTGGTATTTCTCAGGTTAGAATCGTTTTTGAACTATGTTTAATTatccaaaaatatgaaattGGAGCCTCTTTAATAGGTTGGCACAATTTTTtacaaaagaaattgaaatttaaatggatTACAATTTGTTTGTCATTTTACAATTTCTCCTTAATACATTGCGTGTTTGGTAGTTGGCAGATATGGATTTGAATTCGTAATAGATAATACGAAGTAATACGAGtaatacaaaaataattataactttaaGTTTTGAAGAAATAGTAacaacattttttatattaaaatagtaaCAACATTTTTTATTACTTAATAATCATTACTAATACTTATACGTACTGGTGTGGTTAACCAGTCAATTTATTTACTTCtgattagattatatatgtgaaattgattattttattatgaaaatacAATATAGGGAGCCTTTGTGACAGGTGCATTACCAGGATTACAACAACAGGTAAACTATTATTTTTCAGCTTAAAACACCTCATATTTGGATCATatctattgttttataatacttatTGTACTAATTTTAATGATAAgagttttatgaaaaaaaaaaaattagaagcCAGGATTGTATTCCCGCGCGATGTGGCGGTACCTTTGAAAAGATGATGGTTTAAATGTGTCCGTACCTTTTTGTAGTTAAACAGAAAGAGTGAGGGAGAGATGAAACCAATCTTTTTGTAGGTTGATGTTGATTGCCGTCGAgattaaactaatttttatattagggTTCAAGAGAGAAGGGGATTAGGGATAGACATTGGGAAATAGACGGAAGGGTATTACGGGAAAATCACTTAAAAGAGTAGAAGAGATATTTATTTGTAGGAGGGTATAATAGGTATTTCAAAGGTAGAATGATCGAAAAAAAATAGgtagtttatttttatatggAGTATAGATAGTTAGTgtcactacaacaaaaaattcatttattcacacttactttttaatatatttatacttaaaaatgtttaaaaaatatacacatataaaagttgaaaaaaatttgaaacattataattttttcacacttatatgtatggaaagaaaaaattcaCACCCAAAAGCGTGAACAAATGTTAAACATAtgcacacttaaaagtgtgaaaatcaAATTGTAACACCTAATTTCTTCACACCTTTCTTGAGTGGAAAATgttggtgttacaaattaatccttacacttttaaatataaatattttttaaacatttttaagtgtgaacaaattaagaaattttttcacatttcttGTAAGTAAATATGAATAAAtgatatttttgttgtagtgtgtAATGAATTTTATAGGTCACAAATTAGTGATGGTGACTTATAAAATATCCAAATATGTaaaagtaaattacatttttagtaTTTAAAGTTCACACGATTTACAGTTATTACCTTCGAGttaaaaaattacagttttaatTCTGAAGTGGGTgaaattttcagtttttactCTATGACCAGACACCATTTATTTGGTCCATTAAGGGATGGACAAATTCGTCATTTCATCATACCCTTCTTTTTCTTCGATACTGAAAACCACCAGttcttcaacatcatttttcaaattaaaaaacccACCATTTTCAAC harbors:
- the LOC122603295 gene encoding esterase C25G4.2-like isoform X2, with product MDSTYKEKKSSMRRIPNISSTLVNNWHTITFLLLTCQNFDMVRPENAVDHGNKLPRSGFLQVAWTDGGAEQELNSDGVMSTTLNLERPGFQEMRSIQNVKKPRFLCLHGCGSNAEKLKQELEVWPESVTGKMDLVFINAPFPIDDETTVGEHFRWYSDEKVNTEYEDFEEGIAYIEDHMIELGPFDGLLGISQGLCLTKVGKIKHVILISGGKLGDVDLPQPKLAETAYDFPINIPSLHIYGEHDIARNSAPNLTEVYVDPLVIYHHGGHEVPKLDEEGLKIMFEFLKKINATI
- the LOC122603295 gene encoding esterase OVCA2-like isoform X1, coding for MDSTYKEKKSSMRRIPNISSTLVNNWHTITFLLLTCQNFDMVRPENAVDHGNKLPRSGFLQVAWTDGGAEQELNSDGVMSTTLNLERPGFQEMRSIQNVKKPRFLCLHGCGSNAEKLKQELEVWPESVTGKMDLVFINAPFPIDDETTVGEHFRWYSDEKVNTEYEDFEEGIAYIEDHMIELGPFDGLLGISQGAFVTGALPGLQQQGLCLTKVGKIKHVILISGGKLGDVDLPQPKLAETAYDFPINIPSLHIYGEHDIARNSAPNLTEVYVDPLVIYHHGGHEVPKLDEEGLKIMFEFLKKINATI